The genomic interval GATCCCCTTCCTGAGAGCTCTTCCCATCTGCTCCCCTAGCAGGGGAAGCACAAGTCTGTCTATACTGCCTCCTGCCCCTGGGCTCCGAGAGACCTTGGTCCTCTGAGGGTAGATGGGACTCTCTGTGATGTTCCAATTCCTCTCATCCAGGACGATTCCGAGCAGCTGTGCCCAGCGGAGCTTCCACAGGTATCTATGAAGCTCTGGAACTAAGAGATGGAGACAAATCTCGCTACCTGGGCAAAGGTGAGGAAAGACCAACACTGAAAGAACCTGTAAGGGGTGCTTTCAGGATGTGGGCCCACAATGTCTGCTTGGGGTAGAGGACTGAAACTCAAAGCTCTTGAGGAGCTGGGGTCCACAGGAAGATACATGATTGAATCAGAGATCTGAACCCCCTCCTTCGGCCTGTCTAGGCGTCCTGAAGGCTGTGGAACACATCAACAAGACTCTAGGTCCTGCTCTGCTGGAAAAGGCAAGTTGGAAGAGCTCCTACTCCACCCTCACCCGTACCACTACTCTTGATGCCTCATCCCAAGCAGCCCATGCTTGGGAGAGGCCAACCATCCATCTCTCTTCCTGCATGTTTTCCTCCTGCACATGCCCTGACTCTTGAGAAATTTGACTTCTGCTTTCCCCTCCTCGAACCTGCCCTTCCAGAAACTAAGCGTTGTGGATCAAGAAAAAGTTGACAAATTTATGATTGAGCTGGATGGGACtgagaataaatgtgagtgaaggGCTAGGGATTGGTGAAGGGATAGGATGTGGGATAGATGGGGGCGAGACCACAGGGCTGAGGTCTGGTTAGGATTATTACTGTGTCCCACATTTTGGGGCATGTTGTAGCTGGATGGACTTTTATTCATTCCACAGGCATTTCCTGATACTTGCCCTCTGCCAGGCCTGGGCCGGGCTTTGGACACAGATGTGAAGCTGACACATCCCCCTGGGGTGGGGGCACCCTGAGCACCTCAGGTCGCTGGGGAGAGATCTGTTAACATACTCTTAATGCGCACTGCTTTGGATTTCTGGATTCTTCCTGGAGTGAGCAGAAGGGATGTTTAGTTTAAGGAGACAAACCCAAACCCTGAGGGAGAAGCTCtcaccctttctttttctttttgagtttttttttttaaacttattgattcttatgtatttatatatataaagagagatagaaacatcaatctgtttctgtatgtgccctgaccagggattgaaactgcaacctctgtgcattgggacattgcttcaaccaactgagctatccaaccaggacaatttttttttcctttagtttttatagagtttatttgagcctgaTTGAGGGAGCAGAATCTCAAATGCTCCTCACCCTTTCTTTATGCTTGTTTTCTCCAGCCAAGTTTGGGGCCAATGCCATCCTGGGAGTGTCCCTGGCTGTGTGCAAGGCTGGAGCAGCTGAGAAGGGGGTCCCACTCTACCGACACATTGCAGATCTCGCTGGGAACCCGGACCTGGTCCTCCCAGTCCCTGTGAGTACCACTACCCCACCAGATCCCATAGTGACAGAGTTGCCTCATCCAGTGAGAAGTACATAAGCAGCCCCTGGAAAGTTCACCTTCCAGACCCAGCTCCAAAAAAATGGTTTCCTGAAATGGAACCTCTCCTGCTATGGTTTTGCCagttctgcctctccttctttcccacaATCCAAACATTCCCTTAAGCCTCTCTGCTTTTTCCCTTTGATGTAACCTGGTTCCTTCACATTCTAGTCCTAGGCTCAATAACTCCAGCTTCTTATTCTGTCTAATACCCCGACCCCCACATCAGATAAAGAACTTCTTCATGGCAAGGATCTTGGCATTTCTatgtatcttctttaatccttATAAAGCCAAATTCCCTCTTTATGGAAACTCTTTGAATTTAATGTCAATAATAATACAGATAAAGCCTGAACTATTAACAGTTTAATACaataagtctgtttttatttttaaaaattattttattgattatagagagaggaagggagaaagagagagagtgacaggaacattgatctgttcctgtatgtgccctgaccggagattgaactGGAAGTTTTGCACTTGGGGATAGTTGTCTAACCAACCTCAAACCAAttagctatctgaccagggcaaaaatctatttctaaaaaaataataataatgttacaaTAAATTGTAACATTACTTACTAAGTAGGTTGTATAGCTGTAAGAGCATGAGCTTTGCAGACAAGTTCCTGAGTTTGAGTCCTGGCTTTGCCTGTGTGCTAGTTGTGTGATCTTAAGctagttatttaacctctctatgcctcagtttcctcatgtgtagaGTGGGGGATAATAGTGCCTAGTCCATAGGGTTGTTTTGAGAATGAAATGAGCTAATAGAATGCACATTAGCACTTAGAGCAGTGCCCGGCCTATAGTAAGTGCTCTATCAGTGTTAACTATGTGTACCAGGTACATGCTTTacattcagtttttttaattttcagcatAAGATCCTGCAGTGAAGCAGGTGGTATTCCCATTAGGGAAGTGAGGAAAGAGGCTCTAAGGAGTAAAATTACCCATCTTAGATAACCCAGCTAGTAAGTAGGGAAGCCAAGATTCCACCTCAACCCCTCCTCCCTAGCTCTTCTTGATCTCTCATACCCTGGCCCAGGTCTGAACATTCACTCTTCCTCTCAGGCCTTCAATGTGATCAATGGGGGCTCCCATGCTGGAAACAAGCTGGCCATGCAGGAGTTCATGATTCTGCCTGTGGGAGCCAGCTCCTTCAAGGAAGCCATGCGCATTGGTGCCGAGGTCTACCACCACCTCAAGGGGGTCATCAAGGCCAAGTATGGGAAGGACGCCACCAATGTGGGTGATGAGGGCGGCTTTGCACCCAACATCCTGGAGAACAATGAGGGTCAGTCTGAGCACTCTGAGGTCCTCACAAAGGAAGGGGCTGTGCAGACAGGGTGTACTGGGGCCTCAGGTCTTCTCTTGTCCTTCTCCTAGCCCTGGAGCTGCTGAAGACGGCCATCCAAGCAGCTGGCTACCCAGACAAGGTGGTGATTGGTATGGATGTGGCAGCGTCTGAGTTCTATCGCAATGGGAAGTATGATCTTGACTTCAAGTCACCCGATGACCCCGCACGGCACATCACTGGGGAGAAGCTAGGGGAGCTGTACAAGAGCTTCATTAAGAACTATCCTGGTGAGACCCCCCA from Saccopteryx leptura isolate mSacLep1 chromosome 2, mSacLep1_pri_phased_curated, whole genome shotgun sequence carries:
- the ENO3 gene encoding beta-enolase isoform X2; translated protein: MAMQKIVAREILDSRGNPTVEVDLYTAKGRFRAAVPSGASTGIYEALELRDGDKSRYLGKGVLKAVEHINKTLGPALLEKKLSVVDQEKVDKFMIELDGTENKSKFGANAILGVSLAVCKAGAAEKGVPLYRHIADLAGNPDLVLPVPAFNVINGGSHAGNKLAMQEFMILPVGASSFKEAMRIGAEVYHHLKGVIKAKYGKDATNVGDEGGFAPNILENNEALELLKTAIQAAGYPDKVVIGMDVAASEFYRNGKYDLDFKSPDDPARHITGEKLGELYKSFIKNYPVVSIEDPFDQDDWATWTSFLSGVDIQIVGDDLTVTNPKRIAQAVEKKACNCLLLKVNQIGSVTESIQACKLAQSNGWGVMVSHRSGETEDTFIADLVVGLCTGQIKTGAPCRSERLAKYNQLMRIEEALGDKAVFAGRKFRNPKAK
- the ENO3 gene encoding beta-enolase isoform X1, which encodes MRILRAMAMQKIVAREILDSRGNPTVEVDLYTAKGRFRAAVPSGASTGIYEALELRDGDKSRYLGKGVLKAVEHINKTLGPALLEKKLSVVDQEKVDKFMIELDGTENKSKFGANAILGVSLAVCKAGAAEKGVPLYRHIADLAGNPDLVLPVPAFNVINGGSHAGNKLAMQEFMILPVGASSFKEAMRIGAEVYHHLKGVIKAKYGKDATNVGDEGGFAPNILENNEALELLKTAIQAAGYPDKVVIGMDVAASEFYRNGKYDLDFKSPDDPARHITGEKLGELYKSFIKNYPVVSIEDPFDQDDWATWTSFLSGVDIQIVGDDLTVTNPKRIAQAVEKKACNCLLLKVNQIGSVTESIQACKLAQSNGWGVMVSHRSGETEDTFIADLVVGLCTGQIKTGAPCRSERLAKYNQLMRIEEALGDKAVFAGRKFRNPKAK